The Saprospiraceae bacterium genome includes a window with the following:
- a CDS encoding AAA family ATPase has protein sequence MEQAENIQVLHQNLLTIWRQDAWTSFQKNKALFECFTLILEEATSTDRLNFTTLFSRLAFVGAKYQLSGQTLHLSHVFRKGHERSIIRKYNEETYVILGIYICTKLLQEIWQVPVHESFKDTEQQVVQTFKKDKKKIVGFRHVVEAVLFEVDTDKKHLLFYDDADPDTQKEALYDVHDKNELFNTNVDSLCKTFVLPIHINLIDVEIRDDGIYIPSALIVQPDHLVDVTAITECFKDFGTEPFLYLISKFKPSEATSALLTGNMVNQLLDELITSPDIEFGTILPALFRSQPLGWAMMDDTEVMDVVKKLKEHFKNLRYAVKSEFNRFGIHRSQIFLEPSFYSRDYGIQGRLDLLHQKEGKPVYDIVELKSGKTFRPNVYGINASHYIQTLLYDLLIRSVFQTRAKSFNYILYSKESDKPMRFAPPVRAQQYEAMKLRNDLMAIEQKLKHADIDHTILNYIRPENFPKLKGFNLKDIQNFHNIYSTLNEVEKAYFDHYTAFIAREQSLAKTGVHGLNKSNGHAAMWLESDDEKRERFELLSGLVINSNQSNQIDPYITFSRDQNDFTLVNFRSGDIAVLYPMLEDQTRPVLKNQIFKCTITEINSNHVEIKLRNRQYNQSLFEGNERWCLELDNLDSGFNQMYKNLFLWAAAPFEYRKMFSGMMIPAKTDESEVNPDVDDYMTDHQVALLKRMICAKDYFLLWGPPGTGKTSVMLKNLVKYLHHNTKENILLLAYTNRAVDEICEAIISIDDTYRNQYLRIGSRMATNEKFATQLLDQKVKSLKTRHEILALLKENRIFVSTVSSISGKTELFQLKEFDTVIIDEASQILEPMLAGLLSKFKRLILIGDHKQLPAVVGQDAVDSKIKNEKLTAQGFVNTRTSLFERLFHQVKEHNWDHAYGILHQQGRMHDMLMTFPNLHFYENQLALLPHTNRQMAAAFFKKQAKRQNIY, from the coding sequence ATGGAACAGGCTGAAAATATACAAGTGTTACATCAGAATCTGCTGACAATATGGAGGCAGGACGCCTGGACTTCATTTCAGAAAAATAAGGCTTTATTCGAGTGTTTTACATTAATTCTTGAAGAAGCAACATCAACCGACAGACTTAATTTTACGACCTTATTTTCCAGGTTAGCCTTTGTGGGTGCAAAATATCAGCTGTCAGGTCAAACTTTACATTTGAGCCATGTTTTCAGAAAGGGACATGAACGAAGCATTATCAGGAAATATAATGAAGAGACTTACGTTATTCTTGGAATTTATATTTGTACCAAATTATTGCAGGAAATCTGGCAAGTCCCCGTTCATGAAAGTTTCAAAGATACAGAGCAACAGGTTGTACAAACTTTCAAAAAAGACAAGAAAAAAATCGTAGGATTCCGACATGTTGTAGAAGCTGTGTTGTTTGAAGTTGATACTGATAAAAAGCATCTTTTGTTTTATGATGATGCCGATCCGGACACTCAAAAGGAGGCTCTTTATGACGTACATGATAAAAATGAACTTTTCAATACCAATGTAGATTCACTTTGCAAGACATTTGTACTCCCGATACATATCAACCTGATCGATGTTGAAATAAGGGACGATGGTATATATATTCCTTCAGCATTGATAGTACAGCCGGATCATCTGGTAGATGTGACAGCTATAACAGAGTGTTTCAAAGATTTTGGTACGGAGCCATTTTTATATCTGATTTCAAAATTCAAACCATCTGAAGCAACTTCTGCCCTGCTGACAGGAAATATGGTCAATCAACTGCTTGATGAACTAATCACTTCTCCTGATATAGAATTCGGTACCATATTACCAGCGTTGTTCAGGTCGCAACCACTGGGTTGGGCCATGATGGATGATACTGAGGTGATGGATGTTGTAAAAAAATTGAAGGAACATTTTAAAAATCTTCGATATGCTGTAAAAAGTGAATTCAATAGATTTGGAATCCATAGGAGTCAAATTTTTCTTGAACCATCATTTTACTCCCGTGATTATGGTATCCAGGGGAGACTTGACTTGTTGCACCAGAAAGAAGGCAAACCTGTTTATGATATTGTTGAGCTAAAAAGTGGTAAAACATTCAGACCTAATGTTTATGGCATCAATGCAAGTCATTATATACAGACCCTGCTCTATGATTTGCTGATCAGGTCTGTATTTCAAACCCGTGCTAAATCCTTTAATTATATTTTGTACTCAAAGGAATCAGATAAGCCTATGCGTTTTGCGCCGCCTGTGAGAGCTCAGCAATATGAAGCCATGAAACTCAGAAACGACCTGATGGCTATAGAACAAAAGTTAAAACATGCTGATATTGACCACACCATTCTTAATTATATAAGACCAGAAAATTTTCCTAAGCTTAAGGGATTTAATCTAAAAGATATTCAAAATTTTCATAATATTTATAGTACTCTGAATGAAGTTGAAAAAGCATATTTTGATCACTATACGGCATTTATAGCCCGCGAACAGTCTTTGGCAAAGACAGGAGTACATGGCTTGAACAAATCCAATGGACATGCAGCGATGTGGCTCGAATCAGATGATGAAAAAAGAGAGCGATTTGAACTATTGTCTGGTTTGGTCATTAATTCCAATCAATCAAACCAAATTGATCCATACATTACATTCTCCAGGGATCAAAATGATTTTACGCTCGTAAATTTCAGGAGTGGGGATATCGCAGTGTTATATCCAATGCTGGAGGACCAAACCAGACCGGTTTTAAAAAATCAGATTTTTAAATGTACCATCACAGAAATCAATTCCAATCATGTTGAAATAAAACTTAGAAACAGGCAATATAATCAATCACTTTTCGAAGGAAACGAAAGATGGTGCCTTGAATTGGACAATCTGGATAGTGGATTTAATCAGATGTACAAAAATCTTTTTTTGTGGGCTGCAGCACCATTTGAGTATAGAAAGATGTTTTCCGGCATGATGATACCTGCGAAGACGGATGAATCTGAAGTAAATCCTGATGTTGACGACTACATGACTGACCATCAGGTGGCTTTACTAAAAAGAATGATCTGTGCTAAAGACTATTTTTTGCTTTGGGGACCACCTGGCACAGGCAAAACATCAGTAATGCTAAAAAATCTGGTGAAGTATTTGCACCATAATACAAAGGAAAATATCTTGCTGCTGGCATATACAAATCGTGCAGTAGATGAGATTTGTGAAGCCATCATCAGCATTGACGATACATATAGAAATCAATATCTGCGCATAGGAAGCAGGATGGCCACTAATGAAAAATTTGCCACTCAGTTGTTGGATCAAAAAGTAAAAAGCCTTAAAACCAGACATGAAATTTTGGCTTTATTAAAAGAAAATCGAATTTTTGTTTCCACTGTTTCCAGCATTTCAGGCAAAACAGAACTTTTTCAGCTTAAAGAATTTGACACTGTAATCATAGATGAAGCTTCCCAGATTCTGGAACCTATGCTTGCGGGCTTATTGTCAAAATTCAAACGCTTGATACTGATAGGAGATCATAAGCAATTGCCTGCGGTAGTTGGGCAAGATGCTGTAGATAGTAAAATAAAAAATGAAAAGTTAACTGCCCAAGGATTTGTCAATACCAGAACTTCTCTTTTTGAACGACTATTTCATCAGGTCAAAGAACATAATTGGGATCACGCTTATGGGATTTTGCATCAGCAGGGTAGGATGCATGATATGCTTATGACGTTCCCCAACCTTCATTTTTATGAAAACCAACTGGCATTGTTGCCTCACACAAATCGCCAGATGGCAGCTGCCTTTTTCAAAAAGCAAGCGAAGAGACAAAATATTTATTAA
- the ssb gene encoding single-stranded DNA-binding protein, with product MTSSLKNSVQLIGNMGKDVVLTNFDNGNKKAALVLATNDYYTNNKGEKVKQTEWHNLVAWGKTAELMAESLSKGSEVAIQGKLTNRSYTDKDGNTKYVTEIVVNEFFRIARSA from the coding sequence ATGACAAGTTCACTTAAAAATTCAGTTCAGCTAATAGGTAACATGGGTAAAGATGTAGTACTCACCAATTTTGACAATGGAAATAAAAAAGCTGCCTTAGTACTCGCTACCAATGATTACTATACCAACAACAAAGGCGAAAAAGTAAAACAAACCGAATGGCACAATCTGGTAGCATGGGGCAAAACAGCAGAACTTATGGCTGAATCACTCAGTAAAGGATCGGAAGTGGCTATCCAGGGCAAGCTGACCAACAGATCTTATACAGATAAAGATGGAAATACAAAATACGTTACAGAGATTGTAGTCAATGAGTTTTTCAGAATAGCACGATCAGCATAA
- the ssb gene encoding single-stranded DNA-binding protein: MNTNIKNTVQLVGNAGKDVVLTSFENGNKKATLILATNEYFTNKNGEKVKQTDWHKLVAWGKTADELAASVKKGTEISVHGKLANRTFTDTAGTTRYVTEVIVNDFFKLTKKVEEVKEAVPF, translated from the coding sequence ATGAATACAAACATTAAAAACACAGTGCAGTTGGTAGGTAACGCAGGCAAAGACGTAGTACTTACATCTTTTGAAAATGGCAATAAAAAAGCCACGCTCATCCTTGCTACAAATGAGTACTTCACCAACAAAAATGGTGAAAAGGTAAAGCAGACAGATTGGCACAAGTTGGTCGCATGGGGCAAGACTGCAGATGAGCTTGCAGCATCAGTAAAGAAAGGAACGGAAATCTCAGTGCATGGCAAATTAGCCAACAGAACATTTACAGACACTGCGGGCACTACCAGATATGTGACAGAAGTCATTGTAAATGATTTTTTCAAGCTCACAAAAAAAGTGGAAGAAGTAAAAGAAGCTGTTCCGTTTTAA
- a CDS encoding GNAT family N-acetyltransferase produces the protein MIQIKTCTKNNIDELLKVFTQSYLEHYTHFWTDHGDAYIKANFNPDQLSKEIAHPNSTFFLISHGSRSVGIIKINMDQSMNPYTAGEALEIERIYLLKDVSGKGVGKAAIHFVKDLAIEKGKKCIWLKTMEKSPAINFYIKLGFRVIEEMNLNFKYIKPEYRKMFVMLLEM, from the coding sequence ATGATACAAATAAAAACCTGTACTAAAAACAATATTGATGAATTATTAAAGGTGTTTACACAATCTTACCTGGAGCATTATACACATTTCTGGACTGACCACGGAGATGCTTACATAAAAGCGAATTTTAATCCTGATCAACTAAGTAAGGAGATCGCTCATCCAAATTCTACTTTCTTTCTTATCAGTCATGGTTCAAGATCAGTAGGAATAATAAAGATCAACATGGATCAATCAATGAATCCATATACTGCAGGTGAAGCTTTAGAAATAGAAAGGATATACTTGCTTAAAGATGTTTCAGGAAAAGGTGTGGGTAAAGCGGCAATACACTTTGTAAAAGACTTAGCTATAGAAAAAGGAAAAAAATGTATTTGGCTCAAGACTATGGAAAAAAGCCCCGCTATAAATTTTTACATAAAACTGGGCTTCAGAGTTATAGAAGAGATGAATCTGAATTTTAAGTATATCAAACCGGAATATCGGAAGATGTTTGTGATGCTACTTGAGATGTAG
- a CDS encoding LytTR family transcriptional regulator DNA-binding domain-containing protein, which translates to MSLRQTPFPKPSFLSFLNVISAISLTIVFVLVVFQPFGTSDFDHPYKFWILIGYGCITFLSGLMVYFFVNLITSELRLSRWSVVDEVIFLFFIILICQVSCYFYWAAMFAGALNWLQFLNFFRIASLISLVPVAVYLLFIYQKYKEVKFVTSDDRPIQNLEPKMEYQHLTIFGAGKNEIIKVAPENLFLVKSEDNYVILFLNENGKIIKRMMRNTMSEVEQQIGSSFLRCHRSFIINPAKIAEIEGNITNTKISLTDIDTKIPVSRSMVEKVKMLI; encoded by the coding sequence ATGAGTCTGCGACAAACACCATTTCCAAAGCCTTCGTTTCTCTCATTTTTGAATGTTATATCTGCAATTAGTTTGACTATTGTGTTTGTATTGGTCGTTTTCCAGCCATTTGGCACATCAGATTTTGATCATCCTTACAAATTTTGGATACTGATTGGTTATGGTTGTATTACTTTTTTGTCAGGATTGATGGTCTATTTTTTTGTTAATTTGATTACTAGTGAATTAAGATTGAGTAGATGGTCAGTCGTGGATGAAGTTATTTTTCTATTTTTCATCATTTTGATATGCCAGGTGTCCTGTTACTTTTATTGGGCAGCCATGTTTGCAGGTGCTCTGAATTGGTTGCAGTTTTTAAATTTTTTTAGGATCGCATCCTTGATTTCATTGGTGCCTGTTGCTGTTTATTTATTATTTATTTATCAAAAATATAAGGAAGTTAAATTTGTAACTTCTGACGACAGACCAATACAAAACTTGGAACCCAAAATGGAATACCAACATTTAACCATTTTTGGCGCAGGAAAAAACGAAATCATAAAAGTGGCTCCCGAAAATCTTTTTTTGGTAAAATCAGAAGACAATTATGTCATTCTATTCCTTAATGAAAATGGTAAAATCATAAAAAGAATGATGAGAAATACCATGAGTGAAGTTGAACAACAGATTGGGTCTTCTTTTTTAAGATGTCATCGATCTTTTATCATCAATCCTGCCAAAATTGCAGAAATAGAAGGAAATATCACCAATACCAAAATTAGCCTGACAGATATTGATACCAAAATTCCGGTCTCAAGGTCCATGGTGGAGAAAGTGAAGATGCTGATTTGA
- a CDS encoding type II toxin-antitoxin system PemK/MazF family toxin produces the protein MKINQYEIVLVNLEPTLGCEISKTRPCVVISPDEMNHYLNTIVIIPITSTPKKYPTRISISNHNVKGMAAVDQIRTIDKLRIVKIIGSLEIETIGKIKKTIDETYVK, from the coding sequence ATGAAAATTAATCAATATGAAATTGTCCTTGTTAATTTAGAGCCAACTCTGGGATGCGAAATAAGTAAAACAAGACCATGTGTGGTAATATCACCCGATGAAATGAATCACTATCTAAACACAATTGTAATTATTCCAATCACGTCAACGCCTAAGAAATATCCCACAAGGATTAGCATATCAAATCATAATGTAAAGGGAATGGCAGCAGTCGATCAAATAAGAACGATTGATAAGCTGAGAATTGTTAAAATCATAGGAAGCCTAGAAATTGAAACAATAGGAAAAATAAAGAAAACAATCGATGAAACATATGTTAAATAA
- a CDS encoding AbrB/MazE/SpoVT family DNA-binding domain-containing protein, translating into MLTKIIQIGNSKGLRLSKTILEKYEIGDTVNMRMEENFIIIEPITKPRSDWAKSFKEMRKNGHDELLIQDIFEEESKWE; encoded by the coding sequence ATGCTAACCAAAATAATTCAAATAGGTAATTCAAAGGGACTACGGTTAAGTAAAACTATTCTAGAAAAGTATGAAATCGGGGATACTGTAAATATGAGGATGGAAGAAAACTTCATCATAATAGAACCAATTACAAAACCACGAAGCGATTGGGCAAAATCTTTCAAAGAAATGCGAAAAAATGGACATGATGAGTTATTGATTCAAGATATCTTTGAAGAAGAATCAAAATGGGAATGA
- a CDS encoding pyrroloquinoline quinone biosynthesis protein PqqB translates to MSYCCLLLIITGTMVAQSTGGTRDSAATLIVLGTLQDAGSPHIGCRKKCCNHLWDHPDPSRKVVSLGIYDPISNSRTLIDATPDISHQIKILSKLAPETKNDIPEHIIITHAHIGHYTGLMYLGREAMNTKNVPVSVMPGMYQFITNNGPWNQLVKLKNIDLKIIGHETAIPISSGLTLTPFLVPHRAEYSETIGLLISGKNKKALFIPDIDKWHLWGKNIVEEIKKVDIAFLDATFYDSTEVNNRNIAEIPHPFVVESLELFKNLPEREKSKIHFLHFNHTNPLLDPESAQTKDLLLKGFNIAKMGDTFKL, encoded by the coding sequence TAGTTTTAGGCACTTTGCAGGATGCAGGATCACCACATATAGGGTGCAGAAAAAAATGCTGTAATCACCTGTGGGACCATCCTGACCCAAGCCGAAAGGTGGTGTCGCTGGGCATCTATGACCCCATATCCAATAGCAGGACTCTGATAGATGCCACACCTGACATATCACATCAGATAAAAATACTTTCAAAGCTCGCACCCGAAACAAAAAATGACATTCCTGAACACATCATCATCACACATGCGCACATAGGTCACTATACCGGATTGATGTACCTCGGCAGAGAAGCCATGAACACAAAAAATGTTCCTGTCTCTGTCATGCCCGGCATGTATCAGTTCATAACAAACAATGGACCCTGGAATCAATTAGTAAAGCTCAAAAACATTGATTTAAAAATCATAGGTCATGAGACTGCCATACCGATATCTTCAGGTCTGACATTGACACCATTTCTGGTACCACACAGGGCCGAGTATTCTGAAACCATCGGACTGCTCATATCAGGAAAAAACAAAAAGGCCTTGTTCATACCCGATATTGACAAATGGCATCTGTGGGGAAAAAATATTGTTGAAGAAATCAAAAAAGTGGACATAGCATTTCTTGATGCTACATTCTATGACAGCACGGAAGTCAATAATAGAAATATCGCGGAGATACCCCATCCATTTGTCGTGGAGAGTTTGGAACTATTTAAGAACCTTCCGGAAAGAGAAAAGTCAAAGATTCATTTTTTGCATTTCAATCATACAAACCCATTGCTGGATCCTGAAAGTGCCCAAACAAAAGATCTGCTTTTAAAAGGTTTTAATATAGCAAAAATGGGTGATACTTTCAAACTGTAA